The sequence GTGGGCTCGCCCACGCGGCTCCGCCAGGTAGTGGAGCTGATTGGCAAGCACGCGCGGCAAGGCCCGCTGGCAGTGGTCGTCTCCGCGATGGGCGACACCACGGACTGGCTGCTGGACGCGGCCCGCCTCGCCACCGAGGGTGACCTGGAAGGCGCGCTCGCGGTGGCCACGCGCATCGCCGACCTCGCGAAGGCCAACGCCGCGGCGCTGGCGCCCGGACAAGCCACCGCGCTGGCCGAGCGTGTCGACGGGCTCCTCGCGCCGCTGCGTCAGCTGCTCCATGGCGTCTCACTCACGCGAGAGTGCTCCGCCCCCACGAGAGACCGGGTGCTGTCGTTCGGTGAGCTGGTGTCCGCCACGCTGCTGGCGGAGCTGCTCACGGCCCATGGCACGTCCGCCACCTTCCGTGACGCGCGCCAGCTCCTGGTGACGGATGACCGCTTCGGCGCGGCGCGGGTGGACCTGGTTCGGACGCGGGAGCGACTCCAAGCCGCCCGGGAGACGTGGGGGGTCGAGGTGCCCGTGCTCCCCGGCTTCATCGCCGCCACGCCGGATGGACGCACCACCACGCTGGGCCGCAACGGCTCTGACTACACCGCGGCGCTGGTGGCCCAGGGCCTGGGCGCGTCGGAAGTCACGGTGTGGACGGACGTGCTCGGCCTGCACACCGCCGACCCGGAGCTGGTCACGGACGCCTACCCCGTGGCGCACCTCACCCACGGCGAGGGCCTGGAGCTGGCGGCGGTGGGCGCCCGCATGCTGCACCCGCGCACGATGATTCCGCTCATCGAGTCCGGAATCTCCCTGCGCATCCGCAACACCATGGAGCCAGAGCACCCGGGCACGCTCATCGACGCCATCGGTTCGCGCGACGGCCAGCGTCCCGCCTGCATCGCGACGCGCGAGGACCTGGCGCTGCTCGGCATCGAGGTGCGCAAGCTGTCCGACCAGTTCCAACTGGGGGAGCGCGTGCTGGCCGCACTGCGAGAAGCGCGCGTCACGGTGTGGATGACCGCGCAGTCCGCCAATGGCCAGTCACTGGCTGTCGTCGTGCCCCGCCCCGACGCGGAGCACGCGCGGTCCGTGCTCGCCGCCGAGCTGGCGCAGGAGCTGTCACGCCGCGAAGTGGAACCGCTGGAGGTCCGCCAGCCGGTGACGCTGCTGACGCTGGTGGCGGAGACCATGGGCCACGGCGTCAACGTGGCCGGGCGCTTCTTCAGCGCGCTGGGTGCGGTGGGCGTCAACGTGCGCGCCAGCGCCCAGGGTGCCAGCTCCCGCTCCCTTTCATGCGTCGTCGACGCGGCGGACACCGCCGTCGCCGCGCGCACCACGCACGCGGCCTTCAACCTGGCCCATCAGCAGGTGAGCCTCTTCGTCCTCGGCCGAGGCACGGTGGGCGGACAGCTGCTGGCCCAACTGCGCGCCCAGCAGGCGCTGCTCCGGGACAGGCACGGCATCGCGCTGCGCGTCGTGGGGCTGGCGGACAGCAAGCGCGCGCTCTTCGACGCGGCGGGGCTCACGCTCGACGGCGTGGAGGCGCGGCTCGAAGGCGTGACGCCCGAAGCGC is a genomic window of Myxococcus virescens containing:
- the thrA gene encoding bifunctional aspartate kinase/homoserine dehydrogenase I — its product is MSSTSLQVMKFGGTSVGSPTRLRQVVELIGKHARQGPLAVVVSAMGDTTDWLLDAARLATEGDLEGALAVATRIADLAKANAAALAPGQATALAERVDGLLAPLRQLLHGVSLTRECSAPTRDRVLSFGELVSATLLAELLTAHGTSATFRDARQLLVTDDRFGAARVDLVRTRERLQAARETWGVEVPVLPGFIAATPDGRTTTLGRNGSDYTAALVAQGLGASEVTVWTDVLGLHTADPELVTDAYPVAHLTHGEGLELAAVGARMLHPRTMIPLIESGISLRIRNTMEPEHPGTLIDAIGSRDGQRPACIATREDLALLGIEVRKLSDQFQLGERVLAALREARVTVWMTAQSANGQSLAVVVPRPDAEHARSVLAAELAQELSRREVEPLEVRQPVTLLTLVAETMGHGVNVAGRFFSALGAVGVNVRASAQGASSRSLSCVVDAADTAVAARTTHAAFNLAHQQVSLFVLGRGTVGGQLLAQLRAQQALLRDRHGIALRVVGLADSKRALFDAAGLTLDGVEARLEGVTPEAPQARTLVPLLDALRRLPVPILVDCTAAGGLEALYTEAFQRGIHVVAANKKPLALPWEAREALVDTARRNHVAYHYETTVASSLPVIDTLANLVRTGDTVRLITASLSGSLGFICNELTAGVPLSRAVRTARERGFTEPDPREDLSGTDVARKALILARELGLPLSLSDVALEPFIATDECASVDSFFQVLATQDAAYAERVARCRHAGTVLRYLARIDPSKAGTGSPVIRVGPVGVEAGHPAADLRGSESFVSFTTTRHSDFPLTVRGAGAGGAVTASGVLADILRISQTLRGR